One window of the Chryseobacterium sp. CY350 genome contains the following:
- a CDS encoding urea carboxylase-associated family protein produces MSNIKTIERQSGKAFYLKKNEILTVIDPQGMQVSDMVLFNSKDFGEKLSSGKTLDFEESILITTGNFLWSNRSRKMMEILEDTNGRNDFLLAPCSKETFEIMYDYEGYHPSCLENLSKNLEPKGIKQDDIPTAFNIFMNVQFDNQGKLTVLPPTSTAGDFIRFRAQMDLLVCLTACSAEDSNGGSFKPIQYKIE; encoded by the coding sequence ATGAGTAACATTAAAACGATTGAAAGACAGAGCGGTAAAGCATTTTATTTAAAAAAAAATGAAATTTTAACGGTCATTGATCCGCAGGGAATGCAGGTGAGTGACATGGTTCTCTTCAACAGTAAAGATTTCGGCGAAAAGCTCTCGTCGGGGAAAACTCTTGATTTTGAAGAATCAATTCTTATTACGACCGGCAACTTTCTTTGGAGCAACAGATCCAGAAAGATGATGGAAATATTGGAAGATACAAATGGTAGAAATGATTTTCTTTTAGCACCATGCAGTAAAGAAACTTTCGAAATCATGTATGATTATGAGGGCTATCACCCAAGCTGTTTGGAAAATCTATCTAAAAATTTAGAACCGAAAGGGATCAAACAAGATGACATCCCAACGGCCTTTAATATATTTATGAATGTGCAGTTTGATAATCAAGGGAAGCTAACCGTCTTGCCGCCAACCTCTACAGCTGGTGACTTCATAAGATTTAGGGCACAGATGGATTTACTTGTTTGCTTAACGGCGTGTTCTGCAGAAGACAGTAATGGCGGGTCTTTTAAACCAATACAATATAAGATAGAATAA
- the cphA gene encoding cyanophycin synthetase: protein MITNEIRIMRGPNMWSRTHHRLIAIKYDSLAIAEIKRKQQQLISDFFQTTYQIESSYEDMKLCVFEYTLHLAAILQGSSFYHDVVLPSPGIFYGLLQYEIEEVGLEAFTLASEIMESSFLKDIPLKINQARVKVEAVSLKYREGPSTSMIIEAARRRNIPVNKGPAGYTILGYGKNQKRISAAMSHNTSCIAVNIACDKEDTKKFLGNANLPVPKGKLVHDENELLLIIEQLGFPLVTKPFNGNQGRNVTCGITDHAELLAGFRFAAEISKLVIVEKEIQGEDYRLLVIGNKFIAASKRQPAFIVGDGLSTIYELVEKENLNPLRGHGHEDILTKISLDHATELHLQKKGLTFNSIPARGEQIFLRSTANLSTGGTAEDVTDLIHPSNILLAEKVARVIGLDICGIDVMSSDIRQPINDNGGAIIEVNAAPGLRMHKYPTKGTARDVGEPIVDLMFPAGDDGRIPLIAITGTNGKTTTTRLMAHLAASAGYTVGFSSTDGIYVGGEKIQIGDCSGPQSARTILQDTTVDFAVLECARGGIIRSGLGFDQCDIAIVTNVAADHLGLKDIYTVEDLANVKAVVPAAVRKDGWAILNAADDYAYAMKDKVTCNVALFCYDENNTHLQNHMSDGGYAVYADSNQDIFFYNGTGNIFMFNAADAPITRKGKANFMTENILPVILASYFSGIQLEQILAALRSFIPDQEHTPGRINEFEINGVNVIVDYAHNPHGLKALAGYLKNIPAKKLGIIAVPGDRRDADIIEFGQIAASMYDKIIIRFDRDTRGRSEESIVDLLSRGIRDIKSELEYKVIADTQTAIQYAVDNEEKGSYVVICADNAIHTLGLTRNVAAHYQIKL, encoded by the coding sequence ATGATTACGAATGAGATAAGAATTATGCGCGGACCCAATATGTGGTCACGCACTCATCACCGTCTTATTGCTATTAAATATGATTCTTTGGCTATTGCGGAAATAAAAAGGAAACAGCAGCAGTTGATAAGCGATTTTTTCCAGACCACTTATCAAATTGAATCTTCTTACGAAGACATGAAGTTGTGTGTGTTCGAATATACTTTACATTTAGCTGCTATTCTTCAGGGATCATCATTTTACCATGATGTAGTTTTACCCTCTCCGGGAATTTTTTACGGACTTCTGCAATATGAAATTGAGGAAGTTGGTTTAGAAGCTTTCACCCTGGCATCAGAAATTATGGAATCATCATTTCTAAAAGACATCCCTTTGAAAATTAATCAAGCCAGGGTGAAAGTAGAGGCAGTTTCTCTAAAATATCGTGAAGGGCCTTCAACCTCTATGATTATCGAGGCTGCCAGGAGAAGAAATATTCCTGTAAATAAGGGTCCTGCGGGATATACGATCTTAGGGTACGGCAAAAACCAAAAAAGGATTAGTGCAGCAATGTCTCACAACACTTCTTGTATTGCAGTAAATATTGCGTGTGATAAAGAAGATACTAAGAAGTTTTTGGGAAATGCCAATTTACCGGTCCCGAAAGGTAAATTGGTGCACGATGAAAATGAACTTTTACTGATTATTGAACAGCTGGGATTTCCATTGGTCACGAAACCTTTTAATGGTAATCAAGGGCGAAACGTAACTTGTGGAATTACTGATCATGCAGAACTTCTCGCAGGATTCCGGTTTGCAGCGGAAATATCAAAACTTGTGATTGTTGAAAAGGAAATTCAAGGTGAAGATTATCGATTATTAGTGATTGGGAATAAATTTATTGCTGCTTCTAAACGGCAACCTGCTTTTATTGTTGGTGATGGTCTTTCAACGATTTATGAACTTGTGGAAAAAGAAAACCTTAATCCTTTGCGTGGACATGGTCACGAGGATATTTTAACTAAAATCAGTCTGGATCACGCTACAGAATTACATCTTCAAAAGAAAGGGCTTACATTCAATTCTATTCCTGCCAGAGGCGAGCAGATATTTTTAAGGTCTACGGCTAACTTAAGTACAGGAGGTACAGCAGAAGATGTTACAGACCTAATTCATCCATCCAATATATTGCTTGCGGAAAAAGTAGCCAGAGTAATTGGTCTTGATATCTGCGGTATTGATGTCATGAGTTCTGACATTCGTCAGCCCATCAACGATAATGGAGGAGCGATTATCGAAGTAAATGCTGCGCCAGGTCTGAGGATGCATAAGTATCCAACCAAAGGAACAGCACGTGATGTTGGTGAACCGATAGTTGATTTAATGTTCCCCGCAGGAGATGATGGTCGTATTCCCCTCATTGCAATTACCGGAACCAATGGTAAAACAACAACCACCCGGTTGATGGCACATCTGGCTGCTTCTGCAGGTTATACTGTTGGGTTTAGTTCTACTGACGGTATTTATGTAGGTGGTGAGAAAATTCAGATAGGAGATTGCTCCGGTCCGCAAAGTGCGCGCACTATTTTACAAGATACAACCGTCGATTTTGCAGTATTGGAATGTGCCCGTGGCGGGATTATCAGATCAGGTCTTGGATTCGACCAGTGTGATATTGCTATTGTTACCAATGTTGCAGCTGATCATCTGGGTTTAAAAGATATTTATACGGTGGAGGATCTTGCAAATGTAAAAGCAGTGGTTCCGGCGGCAGTAAGAAAAGATGGCTGGGCTATTTTAAATGCTGCTGATGATTATGCATATGCGATGAAAGATAAGGTGACATGTAATGTGGCTTTATTTTGTTATGATGAAAATAATACTCACCTTCAGAATCATATGAGTGATGGCGGTTATGCGGTCTATGCAGACAGCAATCAAGATATTTTCTTTTATAACGGAACAGGTAACATTTTCATGTTTAATGCTGCAGATGCGCCAATTACCCGTAAAGGAAAAGCAAATTTTATGACAGAGAATATACTGCCTGTAATTCTAGCCTCCTATTTTTCAGGGATTCAACTGGAACAAATATTAGCTGCATTAAGAAGTTTCATTCCTGACCAAGAACATACTCCCGGACGGATCAACGAATTTGAAATCAATGGTGTAAATGTAATCGTTGACTATGCTCATAATCCGCACGGACTAAAAGCACTTGCTGGTTATCTTAAAAATATTCCGGCAAAAAAACTCGGGATTATCGCGGTTCCGGGAGACCGAAGGGATGCTGATATTATTGAATTTGGTCAGATCGCAGCTTCAATGTATGATAAGATTATCATCAGGTTTGATCGTGATACCAGAGGCAGAAGCGAGGAATCAATCGTAGATCTTTTATCACGGGGCATTCGAGATATTAAGTCTGAGTTGGAATACAAAGTCATCGCAGATACGCAAACTGCTATTCAGTATGCTGTTGACAATGAGGAGAAAGGAAGCTACGTTGTTATTTGTGCGGATAATGCCATCCATACGTTGGGACTCACTAGGAACGTCGCTGCACATTACCAAATTAAACTGTAA
- the gntA gene encoding guanitoxin biosynthesis heme-dependent pre-guanitoxin N-hydroxylase GntA: MKAIVQAEAEVENIENQYKDFILNGQHPCIMAKAMFKMDKYHLHVYDDMHNPGSLELLIANLYHYISQYNFEGNSFESFLAVFPNNHFKDEISFEKNLWITLQKLHELDDCEWDERVSDDPDNPYFSFSLKGRAFYIIGMHPSSSRIARKAPYTTLVFNLHWQFDKLREMGTYHAVRDTIRKNDQVLQGSINPVLKDFGDDSETRQYSGRNVEAQWKCPFHKKTN; the protein is encoded by the coding sequence ATGAAAGCAATAGTACAAGCAGAAGCTGAAGTTGAAAATATAGAGAATCAATATAAAGACTTTATTTTAAATGGCCAGCATCCCTGTATAATGGCGAAAGCAATGTTTAAGATGGATAAATATCATCTGCACGTTTATGATGATATGCACAATCCCGGAAGTTTGGAATTGCTCATTGCTAATCTATATCATTACATCAGCCAATATAATTTTGAAGGAAATAGCTTCGAGTCATTCTTAGCAGTTTTTCCTAATAATCATTTTAAGGATGAGATTAGTTTTGAAAAAAATCTTTGGATTACCCTTCAAAAACTACATGAACTCGACGACTGTGAATGGGATGAAAGAGTAAGTGACGATCCGGATAATCCTTATTTTAGTTTCAGTTTAAAAGGTCGTGCTTTTTATATCATAGGTATGCATCCTTCGAGTTCGAGAATAGCTAGAAAGGCGCCATATACAACGCTGGTATTTAATCTTCATTGGCAGTTTGACAAACTGAGAGAAATGGGAACTTATCACGCAGTCCGGGATACCATCCGTAAAAATGATCAAGTTTTGCAAGGGAGTATTAATCCGGTATTAAAAGATTTCGGAGATGATTCTGAAACTCGGCAGTACAGTGGCCGTAATGTAGAAGCACAATGGAAATGCCCTTTTCACAAAAAAACAAATTAA
- a CDS encoding manganese catalase family protein, whose protein sequence is MFYHSQNLINPIVPDEPDPSAANALQEGLGGQFGEMRTMMQYLFQSFNFRGKATPYMDLIQGVGIEEISHVELITKTISQLLDGSPRYQGDKYEAPSAGGGIALEMAKEQQNPHHYIVGAQAALPVDAAGNPWSGSYVHNHGNLVLDLMDNLVVEATGRIQKCRIYQMSSNKTLRATVAFLIVRDEAHQAAFAKALETLGVDWGKVLPVPKFDSSQFPEVKRLLDLGLHREQYTFRMDGSLMEQIFSGPSPFNDGTELTTLKEPRESYPIPEAPERPEEFAPGLDEEMQALADAFNEFKESGGKVKKNVAIKGKKKK, encoded by the coding sequence ATGTTTTACCATTCACAAAATTTGATTAATCCAATTGTACCTGATGAACCGGATCCGTCTGCTGCCAATGCATTGCAAGAAGGACTTGGAGGTCAATTCGGTGAAATGCGCACAATGATGCAGTATCTTTTTCAAAGCTTCAATTTCCGTGGAAAGGCTACCCCTTACATGGATTTGATTCAAGGCGTAGGAATTGAAGAAATTTCACATGTAGAGTTGATTACTAAAACTATTTCCCAGCTGTTAGACGGGTCACCAAGATATCAAGGTGACAAATATGAAGCTCCAAGTGCAGGCGGAGGAATTGCGCTTGAGATGGCGAAAGAACAACAAAACCCACATCATTACATTGTTGGGGCCCAAGCAGCACTCCCTGTTGATGCTGCAGGAAATCCATGGAGTGGAAGCTACGTACATAATCACGGAAATCTTGTTCTAGATTTGATGGACAATTTAGTTGTGGAGGCTACCGGAAGAATCCAGAAATGTCGTATCTATCAGATGAGCAGTAATAAAACATTGCGAGCTACTGTAGCATTTTTGATAGTTCGTGATGAAGCTCACCAAGCTGCTTTCGCAAAAGCATTGGAAACATTGGGAGTTGATTGGGGAAAGGTTTTGCCAGTACCAAAATTTGATTCTTCTCAATTTCCGGAAGTTAAAAGATTACTGGATTTAGGGCTGCATCGGGAGCAGTATACCTTCCGTATGGATGGCTCGTTGATGGAACAAATTTTCAGTGGCCCATCCCCTTTTAATGATGGTACAGAGTTGACCACTCTCAAAGAGCCGAGAGAATCTTATCCAATACCCGAGGCACCGGAAAGGCCTGAAGAATTTGCGCCAGGTTTAGATGAAGAAATGCAGGCCTTGGCAGATGCATTTAATGAATTTAAGGAATCTGGAGGAAAAGTCAAAAAGAACGTTGCGATAAAAGGTAAAAAGAAAAAATAA